Proteins encoded in a region of the Ranitomeya imitator isolate aRanImi1 chromosome 9, aRanImi1.pri, whole genome shotgun sequence genome:
- the LOC138649774 gene encoding protein spinster homolog 1-like has protein sequence MVTAGICGVVSGVEIAKRYSKYNPRADPIVCASGMFCSAIFLYFAIFMGNISLVATYVFLFLGILCLTLNCSVSADIRLNVVPPASRSTAEAIFMIGSDLLGTAGSAYIIGLISDRIKLQHPDTDLWKFHSLKNALLIVCPIVVAIGGVLFFSCSLFIEEDRKRAETESEDCVLQEVIVIPP, from the exons ATGGTCACCGCTGGCATCTGTGGAGTTGTCTCAGGAGTGGAGATAGCCAAAAGATACAGCAAGTACAACCCTCGTGCCGACCCAATAGTGTGTGCGTCTGGCATGTTCTGCTCCGCCATTTTCCTGTACTTCGCTATATTTATGGGAAACATCAGTCTGGTGGCCACTTAT GTGTTTTTATTCCTCGGAATCTTATGTCTGACACTGAACTGCTCCGTTTCGGCTGATATTCGCCTG AATGTGGTACCTCCTGCAAGCCGATCAACAGCAGAGGCCATATTTATGATAGGGTCCGACCTCCTGGGGACTGCCGGAAGCGCCTATATCATCGGGCTG ATATCCGACCGCATCAAACTTCAACATCCAGACACGGATCTATGGAAGTTCCACAGTTTGAAGAACGCCCTCCTCATTGTTTGTCCAATTGTCGTGGCTATCGGAGGAGTATTATTTTTTTCATGTTCCCTCTTTATTGAAGAAGATCGTAAGAGGGCAGAGACAGAGTCTGAAG ATTGTGTCCTGCAGGAGGTAATAGTTATACCTCCATAA
- the LOC138648595 gene encoding protein spinster homolog 1-like, giving the protein MFSQNFTAFLVINGLVGAVEASFKIIAPSIIADMYVGDRRSRALSCYYGIAFIGCGLGYIAGSKVTSAASGDWRWAFRISPALGMIGVLLMFVFVKEPARGATEENNSKPPSSKTWISDVKQLLKNRSFMFSKFGMMTVKFAAGAIGFHALTFLKRARDVIQPCQTEVCDSQDRYKFIKL; this is encoded by the exons atgttttcacagAATTTTACAGCTTTTCTGGTGATCAATGGACTGGTGGGAGCAGTAGAGGCGAGCTTTAAAATAATTGCCCCCTCAATCATTGCCGACATGTATGTGGGAGACCGGCGCAGCCGCGCGCTCTCCTGTTATTACGGAATAGCATTTATTGGCTG TGGCCTTGGTTACATCGCTGGCTCTAAAGTGACAAGTGCGGCCTCTGGCGACTGGCGTTGGGCCTTTCGG ATCTCTCCTGCTCTGGGCATGATAGGAGTCCTGCTCATGTTTGTGTTTGTAAAAGAACCGGCCAGAGGAGCAACAGAAGAAAATAACAGCAAACCGCCGAGCTCCAAAACATGGATTTCAGATGTGAAACAACTCCTGAAAAA CCGAAGTTTTATGTTCTCCAAATTTGGGATGATGACTGTAAAGTTTGCGGCCGGAGCCATCGGCTTCCACGCTCTCACTTTCCTGAAGCGTGCCCGGGACGTCATTCAGCCATGTCAGACCGAAGTCTGCGACTCTCAGGACAGGTACAAGTTTATCAAACTTTGA